DNA from Agathobaculum sp. NTUH-O15-33:
GCCATTTCCGAGGTATACCGGCAGGCGGGCACGGGCGGCGTGCTGCTCTCCTCCATGGGCAACCCGGAGCGGGGCCCCATTTACTGGGATAAGATCTTGATCAACGCGTCGCAGGTCACCAATCCTTCGATCGACCCGCTGCGCGAGCCGATGGAGACCAGAACCTTTCTCGGCAAAAAGCCGGGTCGGATCGAACGCGACGAGGAGGGGCGCATCCGTCCCAACCTCTCCCCGCAGCTTAAGCTGAACATGCCCATCCTGTTTTCCGCGATGAGCTACGGCTCGATCTCCTATAACGCGCACGCCTCGCTCGCCCGGGCCGCCAAGGCGCTCGGCACCTATTACAACACCGGCGAGGGCGGCCTGCACGAGGATTTCTATGAATACGGCCCCCATACCATCGTACAGGTCGCCTCCGGCCGCTTCGGCGTACATAAAGATTATCTGGAGGCGGGCGCCGCGATCGAGATCAAGATGGGTCAGGGCGCGAAGCCGGGCATCGGCGGCCACCTGCCCGGCCTGAAGGTAGGCCCGGATATCTCCAAAACCCGCATGATCCCGGAAGGAACGGACGCGATCTCGCCCGCCCCGCACCACGATATCTATTCCATCGAGGATCTGCGCCAGCTTGTCTTTTCGCTGAAAGAAGCGACCGCATATCAAAAGCCCGTGCTGGTCAAGATCGCCGCCGTGCACAATGTCGCGGCGATCGCGTCGGGCGTGGCCCGCTCGGGCGCGGACGTGATCTGTATCGACGGCTACCGCGGCGGCACGGGCGCGGCGCCCACCCGCATCCGCGACAACGTGGGCATTCCGATCGAGCTGGCGCTCGCGGCGGTTGACCAGCGGCTGCGGGACGAGGGTATCCGCGATCAGGTGTCCGTCGTCGTGGGTGGCTCGATCCGCAACGCGGCCGATCTGGTCAAGGCTATCGCGCTCGGCGCGGACGCCTGCTACATCGCGACCAGCGCGCTGATCGCCCTTGGGTGCCACCTGTGCCGCTCGTGCCAGACCGGCAAGTGCAACTGGGGCATCGCCACGCAGCGGCCCGAGCTGGTGCGCCGCTTGAACCCGGATATCGGCTGCGAGCGCCTTGTGAATCTCGTCACCGCTTGGGATCACGAGTTGAAAGAAATGATGGGCGGCATGGGCATCAATTCGATCGAAGCCCTGCGCGGCAACCGGCTGATGCTTCGCGGCCTAGGCCTCACCGACCGCGAGCTTAAAATCCTCGGCATCAAGCACGCGGGTGAATAACGAAAGAATGAGGTAGGAGTTAGGAGTGAGGTAGGAATGAGGAGTTAGGAGTTGGATTATCGGCTTTGCCGATAATCCTAATTACCGAAGCGGTTGGCTTCCCAAACTTCCACCTTTCTAACGCCTCCTGCCGACGCTATCATTACTAATTACTAATTCCTAACTCCTACTTCCTAACTCCTAACTCCTAATTAAACGAAAGGGTGTTGATAAAAGTGACCATCACTGCAAACCTTACCTATTATAAAGAGCTGGGTGAAATGATCCGCGCGCAGCCGGACAGCGAGTTGACGATCGACCGGGTTGTGGGCCAGCGTTATATCGGCTGCGGCTCCGCCGGTAAAAGGCTCACGGTGCGCGGCACGCCGGGTAACGGACTTGGCCAGTACCTGAACGGCTCCACGATAGAGGTGTTCGGCAACGCGCAGGAAGCCGTCGGCGACACGATGAACGCGGGCGATATCATCATTCACGGCTCTTGCGGGGATACCTGCGGCTACGGCATGCGCGGCGGGCGCATTTTTATCAAGGGAAACTGCGGCTACCGCGCGGGCATCCATATGAAGGCCTATCAGGAGCAGTGCCCGGCGGTCGTCATCGGCGGGCGGGCCGGTTCGTTCCTTGGCGAGTATCTGGCCGGCGGCCTGATCTTAGTGCTTGGCCAAGGCGCCGGCGGCGCGTATCCTGTCAGCAATTTCTGCGGCACGGGTATGCACGGGGGCAAAATTGTGCTACACTGTGATAAAGTGCCAGAGGATCTGCCCCGTCAAGTGCTCGTACGCGAGGCAAGCGAAGCCGACCGCGCCGAGATCGCCCCCCATATCGACGATTACTGCCGCTTTTTCGGCGGCGACGCGGCGGCGCTCAAAGCCCAGACGTATTATGTGCTGACGGCCAACCCGGACGCGGGCTACCACCAGCTTTACACCTTTAATTAGCGCTAAAACAGGAGGTTCGGAACCATGGATCAGACCAAAAGCGAAGTGATTTCGTTCATTGAGGAAAACGATGTGAAGTTCATTCGCCTTGCTTTCTGCGATATCTTCGGCAACCAGAAAAATATTGCCATCATGCCGGCGGAGCTGCCGCGCGCGTTTGAAAGCGGCATCCATTTCAACGCCGCGGCGCTCAAGGGCTTTCTCAACGTGGCCGATTCCGACCTGCTGCTCTTCCCCGACCCGGCCACGCTCGCCGTGCTGCCGTGGCGGCCCAGCCAAGGGCGCGTGGTGCGGTTTTACTGCGATATCAAATATCCCAGCGGCGCGCCCTTTGAGGGCGACGGCCGCCAAATTCTGCGGAGCGCCTGCCGCCGCGCCCAGCGCGCGGGCTACTCGCTCACTATGGGCACGGCGAGCGAATTCTACCTGTTTGAGCTGGATGAAAACGGCCACCCCACGCTGACCCCGCACGACCACGGCGAATACTTCGATATCGCGCCGCTCGACCGCGGCGAAAACGTGCGCCGCCAGATCTGCCTGACGCTGGAGGAAATGGGCATCCAGCCGGAATCCTCCCACCACGAGCAGGGCCCAGGCCAGCATGAGATCGATTTCCGCTACGCCGAGGTCATGGAGGCCGCCGATAACTTTTTAACGTTTAAATCAGTCGTCAAATCCATGGCCATGGGCAGCGGCCTATTCGCCAGCTTTTTGCCCAAGCCCCTGCCCGACGCCCCGGGCAACGGCCTGCACCTGAGCCTTTCCATTTTTAAAAACGGAAAGAACCTGTTTCACCCCTGCTTCACCGAAGCAAAGGAAGGGCAAAGCTTTGTCGCCGGCGTGCTGCGCCGCGCGGCGGAGATCACGATTTTCGGCAGCCCGCTCACCAACTCCTATTCCCGCCTTGGCGAATTTGAAGCGCCCAAATACATCACTTGGTCGCACCAAAACCGTTCGCCGCTCATTACCATTCCCCTCATGGCGGACGGCATGCCAAACCGGCTGAAGATGCGCGCGATGGACGGCTGCATCAATCCATATATCGTGCTTGCGCTGATTATACACGCCGGGCTGGACGGTATCGACGAAAAGCTGCCGCTCGCGCCCGCGTGCGATATCGATCTGTTTACCGCCCCGCCCGAGGTCGTCGCGCGGTATCAGGCCCTGCCCGCCTCGCTGTGCGACGCGGTGCGGCTGGCACAGGCATCGGACTTTATTCGCGGCATTTTGCCCGCGCGCACGCTGGAAAGCTTTTTCGCCGCCAAACAAAACGAGCACGACCGCATCGCCTTGTCGGACGACCGGCTTTCCGCCGAGCGCCAGCTGTATTTCGAGCGATACTAAGCCTTTGTCCAACCCAATGGAGAAGGAGGGAAATCATTCGTTGGAACGCATTCTGATCGTTTCCGCAGCCGATAAGGCCTATCGCGCGCTCTGCTCCGTATTGACCGGCGGCGGCGTTAGGGCCGAATTTTCCCTTGCCCGTTCGGGGGCCGAGGCGCGCCGGGGTCTTGCCCAAACAGAATACAGCCTTATTTTTGTCAACACGCCGCTGCCTGACGAATTCGGCCACGAGCTGGCGCAGGCCGCGGCGCATGAAACGCTTGCGGGCGTGCTCCTTCTGGCCGCCGCCGAGGTATCGGACGCGGTCAGCGAAAAGGTGGAACTGGACGGCGTGTTCGTGCTGCCCAAGCCGCTCGACCGCGTGATGCTTTTTCAGGCGCTGCGCATGGCGCGCGCCGCGCGCAGCCGCTTGACCGGCCTGCAAAACGAAAACCGCAAGCTGCTGCGCCGGATCGAGGATATCCGTCTGGTGGACCGCGCCAAGTGCCTGCTCATCGAATGCCGCGGCATGACCGAACCGGAAGCGCACGCCTATATCGAACGCCGCGCCATGGACCGGCGGCAGACCAAGCGCGCCGCCGCCGAGGCGATCTTGAACGGCGAAGCTTGAACGGCTGAAAAATTTTTGTCTTTTTTTCTGCCGGATAGAGAATTTCGTACGATTTTATGATATACTGAATGGTGTATGAGCAGGTTTGAACCCGCCCATGCGCCATTTTTTAGTTCAAGGAGTGATTGCACGTGAAGCTGGCTTTCACCAAAATGCACGGCTGCGGCAACAATTACATTTATTTCAACTGCTTTGACCAGACGGTGCCCGATCCAGAAGCGCTATCCGTCCGGCTGAGCGAGCCGCATTTTGGCATTGGCGGCGACGGCGTCATACTCATTTCCCCATCGGACAAGGCGGACGCGCAAATGCGCATCTTCAACGCCGATGGGTCGGAGGGCAAGATGTGCGGCAACGGCATCCGCTGCGTCGGCAAGTACCTGTACGATAACGGCATGGTGAACGGCCGCACCACGGTTACGGTGGACACGCTTTCCGGCGTAAAAACGCTGCGGCTCGCCACCGAAAACGGCAAAGCGGTAACGGCTAGAGTCGATATGGGCGCCGCGATCCTGCAGCCGGACCTGATCCCGGTCGCGCTCGACGGCGACCGCGTGATCGACGCTCCCCTCGTCGTGGACGAAAAGGTTTACCATATCACCTGTGTTTCCATGGGCAACCCGCACTGCGTGATCTTCAGCGAGGAGGACATCGATTCGCTGGATCTGACCCGCATCGGCCCCAAGTTTGAACACCATCCGCTGTTCCCCGAGCGCGTCAACACCGAGTTTGTGAACGTTCTAAAGGACGGCACGCTCAAAATGCGCGTGTGGGAACGCGGCAGCGGCGAAACCTGGGCCTGCGGCACGGGCGCGTGCGCGGTCGGCGTGGCGGCCTGCCTTGGCGGGCATGCGCAAAAGGACAGCGATATCACCGTGCACCTGCGCGGCGGCGATCTTTTGATCCGATATACAGACGAAACCGTGTTCATGACGGGCGCGGCGACAACCGTATTTAAGGGGGAAATAGAGTTATGACAAAATACATCTTCGTGACCGGCGGCGTCGTTTCCGGTCTGGGCAAGGGCATCACGGCGGCGTCCCTCGGGCGGCTGCTGAAAAGCCGCGGCCTTAAGGTCGCCGCGCAGAAGCTCGATCCGTACATCAATGTCGATCCCGGCACGATGAGCCCGTTCCAGCACGGCGAGGTCTACGTCACCGACGACGGCGCCGAGACCGATCTGGACCTTGGCCACTACGAGCGCTTTATCGATGAGGATCTGAACAAGTTTTCCAACCTGACGACCGGCAAGGTCTACTGGAACGTGCTGAACAAGGAGCGCGCCGGCGAATATCTGGGCGAGACCGTGCAGGTCATCCCCCACATCACCAACGAGATCAAGTCCTTTATCCATTCGGTGGGTAAAAAGACCTCGGCCGATGTGGTCATCACCGAGATCGGCGGCACGACGGGCGATATCGAATCGCAGCCCTTCCTCGAAGCCATTCGTCAGGTCGCGGTCGAGGTAGGCCGCCGCAACTGCCTGTTTATCCATGTTACGCTCGTGCCCTATATCTCGGGCTCGAACGAACCCAAATCCAAGCCCACCCAGCACTCGGTCAAGGAACTGCGCGGACTTGGCATTTCGCCGGACATCATCGTCGCCCGCGTCGACCGTCCGATGGACGATGATATCAAGCGCAAGATCGCCATGTTCTGCACCGTTTCGGAGGACTGCGTCATTGAAAACCGCACGCTGCCCGTGCTGTATCAGGCGCCCATGATGTTGGAGGAGAGCCACCTTTCCGACATCGTCTGCCGCGAGCTCGCCATCGGCGCGCCCAAGGGCGACATGTCGGAATGGACCGCCATGCTCGAGCGCATCGCGGCCCGCAAGGAGCATGTCAAGATCGCGCTGGTCGGCAAATATGTAAAGCTGCACGACGCTTATCTCTCCGTTGCCGAGGCGCTTCCAGCACGGCGGCTATGAAAACGGCGTGTTCGTCGATATCGAATGGGTCGATTCCGAGGAACTGACGGCCGCGACCGTGGACAAGCTTCTGGGCGAGATTGACGGCGTTATCCTGCCCGGCGGCTTCGGCCCCCGCGGGATCGAAGGCATGATCTGCGCGGCCAATTATTGCCGCACGCAGGGCATCCCCTATTTCGGCATCTGCCTTGGCATGCAAATCGCTGTGATGAGCTACGCCCGCAATGTTTTGGGCTTTGCGGACGCGAATTCCAGCGAATTTGACGCCGATTCCACCCACGCGGTGATCGACCTGATGGAAAGCCAGCAGGGCATTTCCAAAAAGGGCGGCACGATGCGCCTTGGCGCTTACCCCTGCAAGGTGCGCCCGGGCACGATCATGGCTTCGGCCTACGGCGAGGAGATGATCTCCGAGCGCCACCGCCACCGCTACGAGTTCAACAATGTTTTCCGCGAGGAGATCGAAAGCCACGGCATGATCATTTCCGGCACCTCGCCCACGGGCGAACTGGTCGAAACGGTTGAGATCCCGTCCCATCCGTTCTATATCGGCGTGCAGTTCCACCCCGAATTTAAATCCCGTCCCAACCGCGCGCATCCGCTGTTCAAGGCGTTTGTCGCGGCATCTCTAAAAAGGAGCAACGAACATGCAGATTAATGAAAACTTTAACAATCTGGAACAGAGCTATCTGTTCTCCACCGTGGGCCGCAAGCAGCGCGAATTCGCCGCCGCGCACCCGGAAGCGGATATCATCAAGCTTTCCATCGGCGATGTGACCCGTCCCCTCGTGCCCGCCGTGATCGAAGCCATGCACGCGGCGGTGGACGAGCAGGCCCATCAGGAGACCTTCCACGGCTATGGAGACGAGCAGGGCTACGGCTTCCTGCACGACGCGCTGGTCGGCTATTATCAGACGCACGGCGTTTCGCTCGATACCGACGAAATTTTCATTTCGGACGGCGCGAAAAGCGACCTTGGCAACATCCTTGATATTTTCGGCACGGACAACACCGTGTTGGTGCCCGATCCGGTTTACCCGGTCTATGTCGACACCAACGTGATGGCGGGCCGCAAGATCGTGTTCGCCGATGCAAACGAGCAAAATGGCTTTCTGCCGCTGCCGGACGCTTCGGTAAAGGCCGATATCATCTATATGTGCTCGCCCAACAACCCGACCGGCGCGGCTTATGACCGGAAGAGCCTCAAGGCTTGGGTCGATTACGCGAACGTGCAGAACGCGGTCATTCTGTATGACGCGGCTTATGAGTGCTTCATCGAGGACGAGGCGCTTCCCCGCTCGATCTATGAGATCGAAGGTGCGAAAAGCTGCGCGATCGAGTTCTGCTCGTTCTCCAAGATGGCGGGCTTTACCGGCACCCGCTGCGGGTGGACGGTCGTTCCCAAGGCGCTGGCCGACGGACAGCTTAATAAAATGTGGCTGCGCCGCCAGACGACCAAGTTCAACGGTGTGCCTTATATCGTGCAAAAGGGCGCGGCTGCTTGCTTTACCGAAGATGGTCAGAAGCAGATCCACGAAACGCTTGCCTACTATAAGCAGAACGCGAAGGTGCTCTCCGAAACGCTTGACGAACTCGGCATCTGGTACACGGGCGGTAAATCCAGCCCATATCTGTGGCTCAAGTGCCCGAACGGCATGGGCTCGTGGGAGTTTTTCGATTACTTGCTTGAAAACGCGCACGTTGTCGGCACCCCGGGCGCGGGCTTTGGCAAGAACGGCGAAGGCTTCTTCCGCCTGACCGCCTTCGGCGATCAGCAGCGCACGCTGGAAGCCGCGGCACGTCTAAAGAAACTGCTTGGATAAATTAAATGGGCTGTCCCTCGCGGACAGCCCATTTTTTCTAACAGAAGGGAGGATATGGCTATATGGGTGTGATCTACCCAAAAAAGTGCATTCTATGCGGCGAAACGTTGCCGCTGGCGGGCACGGGCGCGGCCTTATTGTGCCCGGACTGCGCCCGCGCCGTCCGGCGGGATTACCGGGAAACGAGCGGCGTGCGTATTCCTGACACGGACGGCGCGGTAGCCTCCCTGCGCTACACCGGCCGCGTGGCCGAAGCCATGAAGCGCTTTAAATTCAGCCATTACCAGCACTACGCACCGTGGTTTGCCGCACAGCTCACGGCTGCGCTCACCGCCTATTTAGACGCATGGCAGCCCGACCTCGTCACCTTTATCCCCATCGGTCTGGTACGCTGGTATCAGCGCGGCTACAACCAGTCCGAGCTGATCGCGGCGGACGTTGCCGGGCAGCTTGGCCTGCCGCTCGTTCCCCTTCTGAAAAAGCGGCGGTTCGTGCGCAAGCAATCCGCCCGGCAAGGCAAGGCCGCGCGCACCCAAAACATCAAACACGCCTTTCTCCCCATGCCGGATCACGATCTGACCGGCAAAAATGTGCTTTTGATCGACGATATCATCACCACCGGCGCCACCCTTTCCGCGGCGGCGGATACCCTGCGCGCCATGGGCGCGGCCCGCGTGTACGCCGCCGCCCCCACGGTAGCGCGGCACAAATAAAAAACCGCCGTATAGGCGGTTTTTTATTTGTACATTACCACGTTTGCCAATCAAAGCTATCGCTCAGATCCAAACCGTAAGCGTCCTTTACGGTTACGTCAAAGCGGATGCTGCGCGCGCCCGCCGGTATCTCGTAGGCCGGGAACGCGGCGCGGCAATACAGCGTGGCGGAAGTCATCTCCTCCATATCGCTTTGGTAGCCCATATTGTCCAGCGCCACTGCACCGAGCTTAGTCTCGCCGGCGATCATGGTCGCGGTGCCGCTGACCGGATAGTTGCCCCCGCCATCGGGAATGGCTATCTTTAGAATAAAGGTGCTCTCCCCGATTCGATCATCCTGCCGATCGCCGCCTTCTGCCTCCATGCCTTCAATGGTGAGGGCATACTGGCTTCGCATGTCAAAATATTCCGTGACAGGCAGGCTACGTGTCTTACCATCCTTAGTCAGCAGCAAAAACGCCTGATAGCTGTCTTCCAGACCGATCCGCACGCTGGCGTTGTATGCGCCATCCACCCACGCGGCGTCGGCCGACTCGGTCGTTCCATTGCCCTTGAGCATGACCTGCGCGGTCTCGGCCTCGTCGCGCTCCACCGGTACGATCTGAAAGGTAAAGCACAGCTTGCCGCTGGCGCCGTCATAGTCGCACTGCTCCGTAAAGCCCGCGATATCTCCGCTTGTGAAGGAAGGCTGCGGCTCAGACGGTACATAGACCGTACCGCCGCCGAGCGGCAGGCTATCCACCTGCTCTTGCAGCCGCGCGACCCAAACGAGAGAAACCACGCTACATATCGCGCTCACGGCAAACAACAGCGCGAGGCCCCCAATGACCCACTTGGTCTTTTTCGTCAGCTGCGGCTGATCGGATACGGAAAAGCCCGCCGGCGTAACGACAGCCGCCTGCTCTTCGGAACTGTCCTGCTGCTCTTTCCCGGGGAATGGCTCGTTCGGCCGCAAGAGCGCGTCTACCGTCACGCCAAACAGCTTTGCCAGCTCGACCAGATTGTCCATGCCCGGCACGGCCTGATCGGCCTCCCACTTGGATACCGCCTGTCTGGAAAGCCCCA
Protein-coding regions in this window:
- a CDS encoding LL-diaminopimelate aminotransferase, with the protein product MQINENFNNLEQSYLFSTVGRKQREFAAAHPEADIIKLSIGDVTRPLVPAVIEAMHAAVDEQAHQETFHGYGDEQGYGFLHDALVGYYQTHGVSLDTDEIFISDGAKSDLGNILDIFGTDNTVLVPDPVYPVYVDTNVMAGRKIVFADANEQNGFLPLPDASVKADIIYMCSPNNPTGAAYDRKSLKAWVDYANVQNAVILYDAAYECFIEDEALPRSIYEIEGAKSCAIEFCSFSKMAGFTGTRCGWTVVPKALADGQLNKMWLRRQTTKFNGVPYIVQKGAAACFTEDGQKQIHETLAYYKQNAKVLSETLDELGIWYTGGKSSPYLWLKCPNGMGSWEFFDYLLENAHVVGTPGAGFGKNGEGFFRLTAFGDQQRTLEAAARLKKLLG
- a CDS encoding ComF family protein, producing MGVIYPKKCILCGETLPLAGTGAALLCPDCARAVRRDYRETSGVRIPDTDGAVASLRYTGRVAEAMKRFKFSHYQHYAPWFAAQLTAALTAYLDAWQPDLVTFIPIGLVRWYQRGYNQSELIAADVAGQLGLPLVPLLKKRRFVRKQSARQGKAARTQNIKHAFLPMPDHDLTGKNVLLIDDIITTGATLSAAADTLRAMGAARVYAAAPTVARHK
- a CDS encoding glutamate synthase — its product is MTITANLTYYKELGEMIRAQPDSELTIDRVVGQRYIGCGSAGKRLTVRGTPGNGLGQYLNGSTIEVFGNAQEAVGDTMNAGDIIIHGSCGDTCGYGMRGGRIFIKGNCGYRAGIHMKAYQEQCPAVVIGGRAGSFLGEYLAGGLILVLGQGAGGAYPVSNFCGTGMHGGKIVLHCDKVPEDLPRQVLVREASEADRAEIAPHIDDYCRFFGGDAAALKAQTYYVLTANPDAGYHQLYTFN
- the dapF gene encoding diaminopimelate epimerase, whose protein sequence is MKLAFTKMHGCGNNYIYFNCFDQTVPDPEALSVRLSEPHFGIGGDGVILISPSDKADAQMRIFNADGSEGKMCGNGIRCVGKYLYDNGMVNGRTTVTVDTLSGVKTLRLATENGKAVTARVDMGAAILQPDLIPVALDGDRVIDAPLVVDEKVYHITCVSMGNPHCVIFSEEDIDSLDLTRIGPKFEHHPLFPERVNTEFVNVLKDGTLKMRVWERGSGETWACGTGACAVGVAACLGGHAQKDSDITVHLRGGDLLIRYTDETVFMTGAATTVFKGEIEL
- a CDS encoding ANTAR domain-containing response regulator, with translation MERILIVSAADKAYRALCSVLTGGGVRAEFSLARSGAEARRGLAQTEYSLIFVNTPLPDEFGHELAQAAAHETLAGVLLLAAAEVSDAVSEKVELDGVFVLPKPLDRVMLFQALRMARAARSRLTGLQNENRKLLRRIEDIRLVDRAKCLLIECRGMTEPEAHAYIERRAMDRRQTKRAAAEAILNGEA
- a CDS encoding glutamate synthase-related protein; translation: MAIDFLYPEYEVVRNKDRCISCRVCERQCANEVHRFDPSFGYMTADESKCVCCHRCVALCPTRALKIVKTDHTFKENANWTGKAISEVYRQAGTGGVLLSSMGNPERGPIYWDKILINASQVTNPSIDPLREPMETRTFLGKKPGRIERDEEGRIRPNLSPQLKLNMPILFSAMSYGSISYNAHASLARAAKALGTYYNTGEGGLHEDFYEYGPHTIVQVASGRFGVHKDYLEAGAAIEIKMGQGAKPGIGGHLPGLKVGPDISKTRMIPEGTDAISPAPHHDIYSIEDLRQLVFSLKEATAYQKPVLVKIAAVHNVAAIASGVARSGADVICIDGYRGGTGAAPTRIRDNVGIPIELALAAVDQRLRDEGIRDQVSVVVGGSIRNAADLVKAIALGADACYIATSALIALGCHLCRSCQTGKCNWGIATQRPELVRRLNPDIGCERLVNLVTAWDHELKEMMGGMGINSIEALRGNRLMLRGLGLTDRELKILGIKHAGE
- a CDS encoding helix-turn-helix domain-containing protein translates to MTTGEKIAALRREQGLSQEALADKLGLSRQAVSKWEADQAVPGMDNLVELAKLFGVTVDALLRPNEPFPGKEQQDSSEEQAAVVTPAGFSVSDQPQLTKKTKWVIGGLALLFAVSAICSVVSLVWVARLQEQVDSLPLGGGTVYVPSEPQPSFTSGDIAGFTEQCDYDGASGKLCFTFQIVPVERDEAETAQVMLKGNGTTESADAAWVDGAYNASVRIGLEDSYQAFLLLTKDGKTRSLPVTEYFDMRSQYALTIEGMEAEGGDRQDDRIGESTFILKIAIPDGGGNYPVSGTATMIAGETKLGAVALDNMGYQSDMEEMTSATLYCRAAFPAYEIPAGARSIRFDVTVKDAYGLDLSDSFDWQTW
- a CDS encoding glutamine synthetase family protein, producing MDQTKSEVISFIEENDVKFIRLAFCDIFGNQKNIAIMPAELPRAFESGIHFNAAALKGFLNVADSDLLLFPDPATLAVLPWRPSQGRVVRFYCDIKYPSGAPFEGDGRQILRSACRRAQRAGYSLTMGTASEFYLFELDENGHPTLTPHDHGEYFDIAPLDRGENVRRQICLTLEEMGIQPESSHHEQGPGQHEIDFRYAEVMEAADNFLTFKSVVKSMAMGSGLFASFLPKPLPDAPGNGLHLSLSIFKNGKNLFHPCFTEAKEGQSFVAGVLRRAAEITIFGSPLTNSYSRLGEFEAPKYITWSHQNRSPLITIPLMADGMPNRLKMRAMDGCINPYIVLALIIHAGLDGIDEKLPLAPACDIDLFTAPPEVVARYQALPASLCDAVRLAQASDFIRGILPARTLESFFAAKQNEHDRIALSDDRLSAERQLYFERY